From a region of the Geothrix sp. 21YS21S-2 genome:
- a CDS encoding glycerol-3-phosphate dehydrogenase/oxidase, translating to MSRGDDFHTAGTGLAWSALERPGALDRAASLDFDLVIIGGGITGAGIAREAALRGITFLLVDKEDFAFGTSSRSSKLVHGGMRYLAQKEWKLVRESTTERNWLLAALPNLVRPLGFHYCAYLGSKDSPGRVKAALRLYDLLSNAFSRYRIPRHRILTPAQLNEREPGVRSEGMVLAGLYYDANVDDARLVVEVLKEARDFSGGRSVALNYAEAAGILVEDGRVRGVEIRDRLSDRAFTVKAGCVVNATGVWTGELAGPEIRPTKGVHLAIPNARLGNREAFILRSLDDGRNFFVLRRGDISLIGTTDTDYQGPLDAPFCTKEDADYLLRTVNIRFPGANITYDDILSTYAGIRPLVKDGGATASAVSRRHVIRDPGTGLVAIAGGKLTTFRVMGWDVLSHCSRQGYLRPLKGRERHRNFSRRPLKAGVTWEAFGKVLAGLGLEGLLPEATLRHLHQQYGHGAVAILAEVKADPPSGLPLLEGHPFCEAELRHILAFENAPTLMDLMLRRTEMQLTVSHRLQEALASRVAAVAGSFYGWDEPRTQREIATYLDYIRKTIFFQQAAHG from the coding sequence GTGAGCCGCGGCGACGATTTCCACACCGCGGGCACGGGCCTGGCCTGGTCCGCCCTCGAGCGCCCCGGCGCCCTGGACCGGGCCGCCAGCCTGGACTTCGACCTGGTCATCATCGGCGGCGGCATCACCGGGGCCGGCATCGCCCGGGAGGCCGCGCTCCGGGGGATCACCTTCCTCCTGGTGGACAAGGAGGACTTCGCCTTCGGCACCTCCTCGCGCTCCTCCAAGCTGGTGCACGGGGGCATGCGCTACCTGGCCCAGAAGGAGTGGAAGCTGGTGCGCGAGTCCACGACGGAGCGGAACTGGCTCCTGGCGGCCCTGCCCAACCTGGTGCGGCCCCTGGGCTTCCACTACTGCGCCTACCTCGGCAGCAAGGACAGCCCGGGCCGCGTGAAGGCCGCGCTCCGCCTCTACGACCTCCTCTCCAACGCCTTCTCCCGCTACCGCATCCCCCGCCACCGGATCCTCACGCCGGCCCAGCTGAACGAGCGCGAGCCCGGCGTGCGTTCCGAGGGCATGGTCCTCGCCGGCCTCTACTACGACGCCAACGTGGACGACGCCCGGCTCGTGGTGGAAGTGCTCAAGGAAGCCCGGGACTTCAGCGGGGGGCGCTCGGTGGCCCTGAACTACGCCGAGGCCGCGGGCATCCTCGTGGAGGACGGGAGGGTCCGGGGCGTCGAGATCCGTGACCGCCTCTCGGACCGCGCCTTCACCGTGAAGGCCGGCTGCGTGGTGAACGCCACCGGGGTCTGGACGGGAGAGCTCGCGGGCCCCGAGATCCGGCCCACCAAGGGCGTGCACCTGGCCATCCCCAACGCGCGCCTGGGCAACCGGGAGGCCTTCATCCTCCGTTCCCTGGACGACGGGCGGAACTTCTTCGTGCTGCGCCGGGGCGACATCAGCCTCATCGGCACCACCGACACCGACTACCAGGGACCCCTGGACGCGCCCTTCTGCACGAAGGAGGACGCGGACTACCTCCTGCGCACCGTCAACATCCGCTTCCCCGGGGCGAACATCACGTACGACGACATCCTCTCCACCTACGCCGGCATCCGGCCCCTGGTGAAGGACGGGGGCGCCACCGCCTCCGCCGTGAGCCGCCGGCACGTCATACGGGATCCCGGCACGGGCCTGGTGGCCATCGCCGGGGGCAAGCTCACCACCTTCCGGGTCATGGGCTGGGACGTGCTGAGCCACTGCTCCCGCCAGGGCTACCTCCGCCCCCTCAAGGGCCGGGAGAGGCACCGGAACTTCTCGCGCCGCCCCCTGAAGGCGGGCGTCACCTGGGAGGCCTTCGGGAAGGTCCTGGCCGGCCTGGGGCTGGAGGGCCTCCTGCCCGAGGCCACCCTGCGCCACCTCCACCAGCAGTACGGCCACGGCGCCGTGGCTATCCTCGCCGAGGTCAAGGCGGACCCGCCCTCCGGGCTGCCCCTGCTGGAGGGCCACCCCTTCTGCGAAGCCGAGCTGCGCCACATCCTGGCCTTCGAGAACGCCCCCACCCTCATGGACCTGATGCTGCGCCGCACCGAGATGCAGCTCACCGTCTCCCACCGCCTCCAGGAGGCCCTCGCCTCCAGGGTTGCGGCGGTGGCGGGAAGCTTCTACGGTTGGGACGAACCCCGCACGCAACGAGAGATCGCGACCTACCTGGACTACATCCGGAAAACCATCTTCTTCCAGCAGGCAGCCCATGGATGA
- a CDS encoding FGGY-family carbohydrate kinase, with protein MDETLLALDCGTQSLRAMLFAKDGTLLHKVKIEYEPYTSPRPGWAEQDAELYWKSLCEAVGTLKLEAREAFDAVRGVGVTTQRDTMVFLDRQGLPLRPAITWLDTRKARSVYRPIWFKRLAFWAVGMLEAVQKTQKECRASWVRQEQPDIWARTTKVLQVSGFLNHRLTGAYRDSVANQIGHIPFNYKKMRWARKGELPYLLFPIERALLPELLPAGSLLGTVTAGAARATGLPEGLPVVACASDKGAETVGIGCVGETMASLSLGTTATVQTSSPRYFEPVAFMPPYPAAMAGHYNPEVEIFRGYWMISWFKRELAPVEVSEAAEAGVPPEVILDRFLREVPAGSMGLITLPHWGPSLKLPWTKGAMVGFGDVHTRGYIYRSFLEGLAFGLREGLERIERAGGRRITRIGISGGATQSGEICQLTADILGRELTSGETFETAGLGAAAITAVGVGLYPTLPDAVAAMVRHGHVYRPRPAEAALYDRLYRRVYRKLYARLKPLYQEIRSIVNYPARASDED; from the coding sequence ATGGATGAAACGCTTCTGGCCCTGGATTGCGGAACGCAGAGCCTCAGGGCCATGCTCTTCGCCAAGGACGGCACCCTCCTGCACAAGGTGAAGATCGAGTACGAGCCCTACACGAGCCCCCGCCCCGGCTGGGCCGAGCAGGACGCCGAGCTCTACTGGAAGAGCCTCTGCGAGGCCGTGGGCACCCTGAAGCTGGAGGCCCGGGAGGCCTTCGACGCCGTGCGCGGCGTGGGGGTCACCACCCAGCGGGACACCATGGTCTTCCTGGACCGGCAGGGCCTCCCCCTGCGCCCGGCCATCACCTGGCTGGACACCCGCAAGGCCCGCTCGGTCTACCGGCCCATCTGGTTCAAGCGCCTGGCCTTCTGGGCCGTGGGCATGCTGGAGGCGGTCCAGAAGACCCAGAAGGAGTGCCGGGCAAGCTGGGTGCGCCAGGAGCAGCCGGACATCTGGGCCCGAACCACCAAGGTCCTCCAGGTCTCGGGTTTCCTGAACCACCGGCTCACCGGCGCCTACCGGGACTCCGTGGCCAACCAGATCGGCCATATCCCTTTCAACTACAAGAAGATGCGCTGGGCCCGCAAGGGCGAGCTGCCCTACCTCCTCTTCCCCATCGAGCGCGCCCTGCTCCCGGAGCTCCTGCCCGCGGGTTCCCTGCTGGGCACGGTGACGGCCGGCGCCGCCCGGGCCACGGGCCTTCCCGAGGGCCTCCCCGTCGTCGCCTGCGCCTCCGACAAGGGCGCCGAGACCGTCGGCATCGGCTGCGTCGGGGAAACCATGGCCAGCCTCTCGCTGGGCACGACCGCCACGGTCCAGACCAGCAGCCCGCGCTACTTCGAGCCGGTGGCCTTCATGCCCCCCTACCCCGCCGCCATGGCCGGGCACTACAACCCCGAGGTGGAGATCTTCCGGGGCTACTGGATGATCTCCTGGTTCAAGCGGGAGCTGGCGCCGGTGGAAGTGAGCGAGGCCGCCGAGGCCGGGGTCCCCCCGGAAGTGATCCTCGACCGGTTCCTGCGGGAGGTGCCCGCGGGGTCCATGGGCCTGATCACGCTGCCCCACTGGGGCCCCAGCCTCAAGCTGCCCTGGACCAAGGGCGCCATGGTGGGCTTCGGGGACGTCCACACCCGCGGCTACATCTACCGGTCCTTCCTGGAGGGCCTGGCCTTCGGCCTGCGGGAGGGCCTGGAGCGGATCGAGAGGGCCGGGGGCAGGCGGATCACCCGCATCGGCATCTCCGGCGGCGCCACCCAGTCCGGGGAGATCTGCCAGCTCACCGCCGACATCCTCGGCCGGGAGCTCACCTCGGGCGAGACCTTCGAGACCGCGGGCCTGGGCGCCGCGGCCATCACCGCCGTGGGCGTGGGCCTCTACCCGACCCTGCCCGACGCGGTGGCCGCCATGGTCCGCCACGGCCACGTCTACCGCCCCCGGCCCGCCGAGGCCGCGCTCTACGACAGGCTGTACCGGAGGGTCTACCGGAAGCTCTACGCCCGGCTCAAGCCCCTGTACCAGGAGATCCGGTCCATCGTGAACTATCCGGCGAGGGCCTCCGATGAAGACTGA